The Xylocopa sonorina isolate GNS202 chromosome 5, iyXylSono1_principal, whole genome shotgun sequence genome segment TTTGTCAAATTGAAAGGGTTGATCTTTAGATTGTAACAATTATTTGAATAGCAACAAAATAATACaataaaagtaaattgaaaatTAGTGAAAGAGACGAAATGATTGCAATACTAATAGGCTTTTGCAGTTATAATAAGTACTATCAATTTTAATTGGAAATATCTGTAAATAGATAAAAATCCATACCATCTGGATCCCCTTCCTTCAGCCTTTCGTAGACGTACTGTGTTAATATACAGATGCTCACTAGACAGAAACGAAAAAACTAAATTACCGTAAATCGATGATTCTGTCaataatttttcattttattttcttctttcaTATTTTCTTAGATACAAAATAGAGTCGCTTACCGGTAGCTTTTCAACCCTTCGTACACAGACGTCAAAAGCACGATGCCAAGCATCGACAATCCGACACCTTGCCAATCTACTACATGCCATTCTTTGAACAAGATAACTTCGTTCTGGCCAATGTGAAATGACATCTAACACACGTAAACTGATTTTATAAAATAGTATAACAAAATGTTCACGTCTGAACGCGAATATTAAACACTGTTCTATTATTTACCTGCATTTTTGGTAGCGTGGGAGACTAGAGTACGACGGTACCAAATATCTTTACAAAGACTGCATATAATCTTCCGAAGTTACTGAGCTTCGAATTTCTACTCCAACTTCTTTATCACGTTACAGATAACTTATCGATTGATCACTGTTCCTATTATCAAGACGTGTATCAATTCTCGTTTCCTCACTAATTTTTTTACAGCTTATGACAGCTGTTTTCCTTGACGTCATAATTCGCTACATAATTATGACTTTATTATCAAGGTATAAAATTTTGTTAGGACACATTTTATTCGCTGGTTACGTTTATTGTATATGTTGCacaattaaataatattttaattaatttatacaaTGTCGATGCGACACAATTAATTTATACTGATTGTGAATGAGAAAACAAAATGCTGATATTTCGAATAAAAATTCGAAATTTAATATTGTTGCTATAACGTATCGTTATCGCAGACTTTCAACGTTGCATGAAACAGAGTAAAACTACTGCTTTCAACGGAATCTAATTTCGGTTTTCGCCCTGCAATCAGTGCAGACCGGTTCATTGTCCCGCATTCCACAGCTGAGAGTAATATGCGCGACTACGTGATTCCTACATCTGAGAAAACCGCTCGCGTCCATTGAATCATCtataattattttcattttcaaaTCTTCGACGAGTTATAATTTGTTAAAGAACAATCAAATTCTCCTATACCTTTCACTTGtcaaattattaaatataaaatatttcaatattGAATACTATTCATTATTTAGTAGATCTGcacatatatttacacatgaATCTATATATAGTTTAAAAATTACGAAAGAAAAAGTAAATATGATAATGACTGCGTTAATTGCAATGACATCGATGGTTTCTACAATAGTATTTAATTATCGTCAGCACTGAACTGAAGGTTTTACTACGCATAACCTTTGGTTTTAAAGAACGATAATACTCGTTCTACTACAAGTATCCCACTAATCAGTGTGCAAAATGGAGTAACGTATCTGTGTACATCACTCATTGTCAAAGAGGAACACATTGCGTCTTTACACACACCTACCCCCTAAACCCTTAAGAAAATATGCATCAAGGAAATTAACTGTCTATTGTTGACTCtaaatacatttaaaaatgCACAAACTACATACGGTACCTAAATTTGTTATAAATTTGTTAAGCATTTTACTTTACCCTTTGTCGCCTTTTACGAGAGAAATCTAATAGCTACGCGTACGTTGCAACGATAAGCATAAGTAACGTATTAAAAGACAGCAGAAGTTGTGTAACGTCGCGGTATATCTACCAGACATTATCTAGATGTCCGTTTCAAATTCATGTTGCCAAGTGCTCGAGCGTACCTCTACGTTAAACGTACATAATTTCTGTTTTTATCCGCTACGTGTCTGAATACTATTTTTACAATATACGTACAGTTGCCACATTTGTCAACCATTTTTTCCAATAAAAAATATTCTCCACGGTTTTAAAAAAACAGCGATATTTATATCTGTGGAAAAGTGAAGATAAAAAAAGAATTGCGCAAAGGTTATTCGCATTTAAATATAGGCCGCCTTTTATTTAATGCAATTGAACGGTTCAGCGATAAAAAAGCACCATATTTTCTCAAGAACGCAAACATCTTTTTATTGCATTAAATTACAACTCACATTGGAAGACTCGTAGTATCAAGAAAGTATAATATAAAAAAGTATTCCGCTTCGATAAATAACAAACGAGAATTGTAGCTGATTAACTACTTTAATAACGATTAAATGTATTTTTAGCATTTCTAGGTGATTATCCATTTTCCGAAATTTCCCAACGATATcgaaatacatgacacaaccTGTACCACCTACACCGCCTTTCATAAATAGTCAACCAACTCGATGACCGATAACAACACCCATCACGTCCTCCACCGATCCGACAAACcgaaatttattatttaacaaGATTTCTCGGCTACGCTCGGAAATTCTACCATCCCCTATCCATTTAACTTGAATCCCCTTATCCCCTGGTTACTAAAACGATGAAACGAGTTAGAGGCAACGGGTAGAAGAACTTTTGCCCGTTAATgtactcgcgtgcacgcgagtccAGGCATCGAAGCCGATCGAAATCGCAGCGGGTTGAGACGCGAGAGAAAGAACGACGGCACAGAGTAGTGGATGTTAAGTTAATCGATTTCTCTTTCTGTCGCTCCGGCGGAGAGGGTGTCCTCCCCGCTTTCGCGATCAGCCAAGATGCCCGGCCTGCGTGAACGAGGCGGGCGCAACCTGTGGCTGATCCTGACCGCCGCGCCTCCCTGCGTCCGGAAATTTAGCCACGCTCGATTCTCAAACTCTCCCCTTCAGTGCCATTCTCACCGTTCGACCGCCTGCCTGCGTGGACGATGGTGGCTCTCTACGCGCGCGAGAAGCCCCGTCCCTCGGCGACGTCTCCTCTGTGAGAAGGTTCGATCAACGACGGCGATGCACCCAGACGACGTCGTCGCGCCGCGCCGTCTTTCATCTACGCCCGATCCGCCGAAACGACGACCCCTTAGACCGCGTACACATAAATAGTTCCTTCCGGTGTTACGTTCAGTCGAAGCTGCTAGTCAGTCTCGGCGAGGTGCCGGCTCGTCACGTTCGCGTCGTCGTTTCCCACCGCCTCGAGGCCTGCATACATTCGGGAGCACAGTCGCCGTCTTTCCTTTCGATCGGAATCATCGGTCAACCTGTCGTCGGATAAGGTTCGTTTCTCGATTATCCATTTTTTATCCTCGCATCGAGGATTCTCGTCGATCTCTCGAGCTGTTCAGTTCTGTGTAAACTGGTGATCACCGATTCGAAAATGTCAACAGGCGTATCTGTTGCTGCGGGCACCGTCGTCGTTGCTCGGTTGCGTACGAGTTCCTATTTTTCCTGGTTTCGTTTGTTTGGAGGGATTCCTCGGCCGCGAGACTGGGCAGGGTCAACGTTCTATCACGAGGCACCCCTTCGTGTGTATCACACGCGCACACAAATGCTGTTACCCCCGGTGGAAAACAGAAGTAGGATGAAACAAAAAGTTGCTCGGGTGTTTCTCTTTCTTCTGAGAATTCGTACGCCGGAACGAGGGTGCCCGGCCGTCTAGTTCGCCTCCTGCCACGGGAATTATGGATGAAAGTAGAAAAAGCGAGATATTCGTCAGACGTACGCCAGGCTTGATCTACTTACGCTCTTGTTCGCGTTTAACGTGCTCGTATTTGAAGAATACGCGGCTCTTAATTAGCTTACGGGGTTAACTCAGTGATCGTTAAGGGTTGCAACAAAGCTTTCGTATTATTTCATTTTCTGCAAACAaatgtttaatgataaataCTTGTGCTTTTCCATTTAGAGATTAGTGTATCGGAAATAACTTGAGTGCGTGAACACGAATCATTTATTATTGTTTACAAGTTTATCATACTCGtagaataatataatataatataattgtttgaggtaaatacggagCGGTATCATACATTTTTATCTGTATTTGTGGAAATTAAAGAGTATTATAGACAATTATCTGAAAAAATTTCCTGGAAGGAAAATTTGTTtacataataatattatataaacgTTACCTTAGGTAATGATAACATAAAAGTATATGTTTAATAAGAATAAGATATACCAAATGTTTAGATATTTGTAAAATATTGCACAGTTAAATATAATATCTGGTATTAAGTATAGGCATAGTGGTTGTAGGAAATGCCCAATAATAGAGTAAATTACAGATAGTTTTCATATAATCTTCGTTCGTCTACACATGGACATCATTTATTACGCAACGCTACACAGTATACGATATAGCGTTAAAGTGCTCGTAAGCAAGAACGGCTGTAAGAAGCAATGATTGTAATTCGTCATCACGGTAACTGATGTTATCACGGATCTCTTGAATTAATGGGACGAAATAATACATAATTGATTGAATACCTCCAAAGGTATCGAAAGAGGTGAATAAAGATTGAAAGCTTCTCTAAAACCagaagaaatatttaaaataaatattgttCAGTTTTGAGTAAAGTGTTACGAAATGGAGAACTCGAAGGCATGTTATTTCATTTAAAATGCGAAAGGATCGTTCATCTATTCCTCCAGGGAATCGAGTTGTATTGATACCCTGTTGACATTATAAAAGACTCCGATAAATCAAATGTCAAATAAAATTTTGTTTACATCTTTAGATGGTTGCAACTTTAATGAAACAACGACGTTCTTAATGCAGTTTAAATTTTTGAATAATTCATCTTTTTCGGGTAGTATACTACCATTTTGAACAAAAAAAATATTACCTGTACCTCGCCCCTTGTAAAATACCAGGACACTTTTGCAATTTAGAACGCACCATTTTCAAAGtaaaattttattataaaaagtAGAAGCTTCGTACAAGCTTTAATTTAATTTACGTCGCtgcaatttttaattaattttagccAAATTAAATATTCGAGGGACGCGTTAAATTTTGTCATTATCGCGAATAAGCTCTAGTAATCCAAGTAATTGGGATAATTAACCTTGTCAAAATTTTACGCCGATAACACAATATTTCTcgttaaattattttttacacCAACGACTATCGTGCACTAAATAGAGTACTTGAAATTAATACTAAACTTAAACCTTCAGGAAAATAGGTAAATAAATAGAAACGGGCAGAAAACAATTGTAAACGATAAAATTATTTAACTGTAATAATCAACGAAACCGTTTCTCGAATGAGGAAAATGTTGAACACAGTTTTCGAACAGACAAGGAGACAAGTCGTATGTGTAAACAAGTGATACGATAACGAACAGGAATTAGAGGCGGCGAAGTCGAACCGCGTTGAAAGCATCCCTCTCGTTAAATGCATAATTACCTGCTACCGAAATGGAAGGAAAGTGTCGTTCATGATTCTGGCGGTCCTCTTATCCCCGACAACTCTAATTACAACGTCTCGGGTGAAACTGCCGTTTAAAACGAAAGTTCTGTAAAAGTAGTAATTTAATGTCTGTCGCATGAATAATCCCTCGATGCGTTTTGTACAGACACCGAGTCAGCTGAACAACGCTTtggaaaaaagagaagaaaaagataGATAA includes the following:
- the LOC143423681 gene encoding high affinity copper uptake protein 1 isoform X1, with the translated sequence MQMSFHIGQNEVILFKEWHVVDWQGVGLSMLGIVLLTSVYEGLKSYREHLYINTVRLRKAEGRGSRWSILFSRMHFLQTIVHVIQLVIGYCLMLIFMTYNVWLCLAVALGAGLGYWLFAWEKSSGDNIDCCL